Proteins encoded together in one Nitrospinota bacterium window:
- a CDS encoding sigma-54-dependent Fis family transcriptional regulator codes for MPENPLVDGKPPSILVVDDDYQMRHALSQALIHKGYNVTVARDGADGLAKFDGQKFGIVITDLRMPKTGGMDVLSKVKERSPDTAVVVVTAFGDVEEAVEAMKRGADEFLVKPFPIQKLEEVVKRIFWRKRGRPQPVTTLGGVGKKLKRRAQFLCQDSRSKEVEQKAQVVAATDATVLITGESGTGKELLARLIHRNSGRKNGPFVAVNCAALNENLLESELFGHEKGAFTGAVAQREGKFELANKGTLLLDEISEMQTSLQAKLLRAIQEREVDRIGGKSPISIDVRIIATTNKDVRKEVEKGRFREDLYYRLKVVTLTIPPLRERKDDIVFLAEFFLKDSSQLAGREITGFAPQCVEKMLGYPWPGNIRELENAIIRAVIFCAGDKIGPSDMDLEGSWALQPSDLELSAGLSVREMEKRLILKTLEATRGNRTKAAKMLDVSLRTIRNKLRLYREEEGITIPCGDAYYTEVDRV; via the coding sequence ATGCCGGAAAATCCGCTCGTTGACGGGAAACCCCCTTCCATCTTGGTTGTGGACGACGACTACCAGATGCGCCACGCATTGTCTCAGGCTCTGATACACAAGGGCTACAACGTGACCGTGGCCCGAGACGGAGCCGATGGCCTGGCGAAGTTCGACGGCCAAAAATTCGGGATTGTGATCACCGACCTGCGCATGCCCAAGACCGGAGGCATGGATGTGCTGAGTAAGGTGAAGGAGCGCTCGCCCGATACAGCCGTGGTTGTAGTGACTGCCTTCGGGGATGTGGAGGAGGCCGTTGAAGCTATGAAGCGAGGGGCCGATGAGTTCCTCGTCAAGCCCTTCCCCATCCAGAAGCTGGAAGAAGTGGTGAAGCGCATTTTTTGGCGGAAGCGGGGACGCCCTCAGCCAGTGACCACTCTTGGGGGGGTCGGGAAAAAGCTCAAAAGGCGGGCTCAATTTCTCTGCCAAGACTCTCGCTCGAAGGAGGTGGAGCAAAAGGCCCAAGTAGTCGCGGCAACCGACGCCACGGTCCTCATAACGGGCGAGAGTGGCACTGGCAAGGAGCTCCTGGCCCGCTTAATCCACCGCAACTCCGGGCGAAAAAATGGGCCTTTCGTGGCCGTCAATTGCGCTGCCCTGAACGAAAACCTCCTGGAAAGCGAGCTTTTTGGACACGAGAAGGGGGCCTTTACGGGCGCGGTTGCTCAGAGAGAGGGGAAGTTTGAGCTTGCCAACAAAGGAACCCTCCTGCTCGACGAAATCAGCGAGATGCAGACGAGCCTGCAGGCCAAGCTCCTTCGAGCTATTCAAGAAAGGGAGGTAGATCGGATAGGGGGCAAGTCGCCGATTTCCATCGATGTTCGGATTATCGCTACCACCAACAAAGACGTCCGGAAGGAGGTCGAAAAGGGCCGCTTCCGGGAGGACCTCTACTACCGGCTCAAGGTGGTGACCCTCACTATTCCACCGCTCAGGGAGCGGAAAGATGACATCGTCTTCCTTGCAGAGTTCTTCCTCAAGGACTCTAGTCAGCTGGCGGGAAGGGAGATAACGGGCTTCGCCCCTCAGTGTGTGGAAAAGATGCTCGGCTACCCCTGGCCCGGAAATATCCGGGAGCTGGAAAACGCCATTATAAGGGCAGTAATTTTCTGCGCCGGAGACAAGATAGGCCCGTCGGACATGGACCTAGAAGGCTCCTGGGCTTTGCAGCCGTCGGACCTTGAGCTTTCCGCGGGTCTTTCGGTCCGAGAGATGGAAAAGCGCCTGATTCTCAAGACCTTGGAGGCGACTAGGGGCAATCGGACCAAGGCAGCAAAGATGCTAGACGTCAGTCTAAGGACCATTCGAAACAAGCTTCGCCTCTATCGGGAGGAAGAGGGCATCACAATCCCGTGTGGTGATGCCTACTACACGGAGGTGGACAGGGTGTGA
- a CDS encoding PAS domain-containing protein — MSESRSVGQEGPPEDLERPANVVFSFNDTTERLRYTYGSLKSYISTLSADLETNLQEKDRIKNHLKNILESVSCGILVADMDGVVTTVNRAVGAIWECDPLGLLSQPLTGVFEKLDNWEGPRPINLQERDWSTPAECSFRRAGSHNRRYLLVSLCPLYDGARRRNGTVAILEEVTRLKRLEKQVQRANQLSAMGEMVAALAHEIRNPLGSIELHASLTERLLEEAPDEPAWGENLEHILRGVRSLKLIVSNMLLINQEPSSQFVPINVKEHLEETLGFIRPMLEGQAVGAELEVDEGLPFALGDRELLSQLWLNLLVNALQAMPEGGRIKVSARQRPVALGIAEPDGADGSYSPVDVELQIADTGHGIAPKLLERIFHPFFTTRPKGTGLGLAIAHKIVEVHRGSIDVESDPGRGTSFTVLLPGVLELQSHLSERGEANYAGKSAR; from the coding sequence ATGAGCGAGAGTCGAAGCGTCGGTCAGGAGGGTCCTCCAGAGGACCTGGAGCGCCCTGCCAATGTCGTGTTTAGTTTTAACGACACCACTGAGCGGCTCCGATACACCTACGGAAGCCTCAAGTCCTACATTTCCACCCTTTCGGCTGACCTGGAGACCAACCTCCAGGAGAAGGACCGCATCAAGAACCACTTGAAAAACATTCTAGAGAGCGTCTCGTGCGGGATCCTGGTAGCCGATATGGATGGGGTGGTGACCACGGTAAACCGCGCTGTGGGTGCAATTTGGGAATGCGATCCTTTGGGACTTCTAAGCCAGCCCTTGACCGGGGTCTTCGAGAAGTTGGACAACTGGGAGGGCCCAAGGCCCATCAACTTGCAAGAGCGGGATTGGTCCACACCCGCGGAGTGCTCTTTCCGGCGAGCCGGGAGCCATAACCGGCGGTATCTTCTAGTCTCCTTATGTCCCCTGTACGACGGGGCACGGCGGCGCAACGGCACGGTAGCGATCCTGGAGGAGGTTACCCGACTGAAACGCCTGGAGAAACAGGTACAACGTGCCAACCAGCTTTCGGCCATGGGCGAGATGGTAGCCGCTTTGGCCCACGAGATTAGAAATCCCCTGGGCAGCATAGAGCTTCACGCGTCCCTCACAGAGAGGCTACTCGAGGAGGCCCCCGATGAGCCTGCCTGGGGGGAGAACCTGGAGCACATTCTGAGGGGTGTTAGGAGCCTAAAGCTCATCGTCTCCAATATGCTCCTCATCAACCAGGAGCCTTCTTCGCAATTCGTCCCCATCAACGTGAAGGAGCACCTCGAAGAGACCCTGGGTTTCATACGGCCAATGCTCGAGGGCCAGGCGGTGGGAGCTGAGCTCGAGGTCGATGAGGGGCTCCCGTTCGCCTTGGGCGATAGAGAGCTTCTAAGTCAGCTCTGGCTAAACTTGTTGGTTAATGCCTTACAGGCGATGCCCGAGGGAGGACGAATCAAGGTATCAGCTCGCCAGCGGCCTGTGGCTCTTGGCATTGCCGAGCCCGACGGCGCCGATGGGTCTTACTCCCCCGTTGATGTAGAGCTTCAGATCGCTGATACCGGCCACGGGATCGCCCCCAAGCTGTTGGAGCGTATCTTTCATCCCTTTTTCACGACCCGCCCGAAGGGCACGGGATTAGGCCTCGCCATCGCCCATAAGATCGTGGAAGTCCACCGGGGCTCCATAGACGTAGAGAGCGACCCGGGCCGGGGCACCTCATTTACCGTCCTGCTGCCGGGGGTCTTGGAGTTGCAGAGTCACCTATCTGAACGAGGGGAAGCAAATTATGCCGGAAAATCCGCTCGTTGA
- a CDS encoding GAF domain-containing protein codes for MARRRDRGKRARMLNSMVSFLRQSDLGGEPDTITAALADVANRIWGVSLVLMWSVDEVSGQLQLAGVSGADRNRVEEVLRADEPFVKELMRRGRPLVVRDLSREPRWGNRTLLEVTAHRALLGAPLVVDGRSVGAFVLLSPSPERFTSWDDAILGIFARHLATAWELYQTRQGLNEAREKLLLTETFEVLAKRAIGKTHDFNNFLGLILGNLYLLSPRLDQSDKEAFRILDVMERTVMDATETVRRLHELTSRTAAGPRVTPVDLNELAEDVLEMLRVKFKEVLAKGISIEIQKDLKLERPILADAALLREALINVVLNSIQAMPKGGKLTIRTWEGSGTVHIAVSDTGVGMSQEVRSRIFEPFFTTKGDDGFGMGMAMTHNLIKSQQGDVEVESAVGRGTTVTISLPKAAQGV; via the coding sequence ATGGCGCGGCGTCGCGATAGAGGGAAAAGGGCGAGGATGTTGAACTCCATGGTCTCGTTCCTTCGCCAGTCAGACCTAGGGGGTGAGCCCGATACAATCACAGCGGCCCTGGCCGATGTGGCTAATCGTATCTGGGGCGTTTCGCTCGTGCTAATGTGGAGCGTGGATGAGGTCTCAGGGCAGCTCCAGCTTGCTGGAGTCTCCGGAGCGGACCGCAATAGAGTCGAGGAGGTGCTCAGGGCTGACGAGCCTTTCGTAAAAGAGCTTATGCGTCGCGGGAGGCCCCTTGTTGTTCGGGACCTTTCTCGAGAGCCTCGTTGGGGCAATCGAACTCTCCTCGAGGTCACTGCTCATAGAGCCCTTCTTGGAGCCCCCTTGGTAGTGGATGGGCGGTCGGTGGGGGCATTTGTCCTTTTAAGCCCAAGCCCCGAGAGGTTCACCTCGTGGGATGACGCCATCCTGGGTATTTTCGCCCGGCATCTGGCCACGGCCTGGGAGCTTTACCAGACCAGGCAGGGGTTGAACGAGGCCCGGGAGAAGCTCCTCCTGACCGAAACGTTTGAGGTGCTCGCAAAGAGGGCCATTGGAAAAACGCACGACTTCAACAACTTCTTGGGCCTTATCCTTGGAAACCTCTATCTGCTCAGCCCTCGCCTAGATCAATCCGACAAGGAGGCTTTTCGTATCCTCGATGTCATGGAGCGGACGGTCATGGACGCGACCGAGACCGTAAGGCGTCTACATGAACTTACCTCTAGGACGGCGGCTGGTCCTCGGGTCACACCGGTGGACCTGAACGAGTTGGCAGAGGACGTGCTTGAGATGCTCCGGGTCAAATTCAAAGAGGTCCTGGCGAAAGGAATATCCATCGAGATTCAAAAGGACTTGAAGTTGGAAAGGCCGATCTTGGCCGATGCGGCCCTGCTAAGGGAGGCCCTGATCAACGTCGTTTTGAACTCCATCCAGGCAATGCCTAAAGGTGGAAAGCTGACCATTCGAACATGGGAGGGGAGCGGAACGGTTCACATTGCCGTCAGCGACACCGGTGTTGGTATGTCCCAGGAAGTTCGCTCCAGGATTTTTGAGCCCTTCTTCACCACCAAAGGAGACGATGGGTTTGGTATGGGCATGGCAATGACACACAATCTTATTAAATCGCAGCAGGGTGATGTGGAGGTCGAGAGCGCTGTGGGCCGGGGCACGACCGTGACCATCTCCCTCCCCAAGGCCGCCCAAGGCGTATAA